In one window of Oryza sativa Japonica Group chromosome 9, ASM3414082v1 DNA:
- the LOC4347309 gene encoding mitochondrial uncoupling protein 5 isoform X2, which yields MDNWTCFQLGFQASSIHFCPCKLYTARPVNLAPHTTPPARAARPPRLPSLLLLSAPAARPSTSAVSSPIRTQGAGAEGMGLKGFVEGGAACVVAGSCTHPLDLIKVRMQLHGEGPPAPALAFPGGGAHHHHHHHLLQQQPPRRPGPIAVCAQILRAEGPTGLLSGVSATMLRQTLYSTTCMGLYDTLKRRWERDDGGGGGPLPLHRKVAAGLFSGGVGAAVGNPADVAMVRMQADGRLPAAQRRNYRSVADAIVRMARDEGVCSLWRGSPLTVKRAMIVAASQLATYDQAKEAILARRGQGADGLATHVAAGLAAGLVAASASTPVDVVKTRVMNMKVVAGAPPPYSGALDCLIKTVRSEGAMALYKGFVPTVTRQGPFTIVLFVTLEQVRKLLKGVDF from the coding sequence ATGGACAATTGGACATGTTTTCAACTAGGGTTTCAAGCTTCGAGCATCCACTTTTGTCCTTGCAAACTTTATACGGCAAGGCCCGTGAATCTAGCCCCCCACACCACCCcacccgcccgcgccgcgcggccgcctcgcctcccctcccttctcctcctctccgcccccgccgccaggCCGTCCAcctccgccgtctcctcccccaTTCGCACCCAAGGCGCTGGCGCGGAAGGCATGGGGCTGAAGGGGTTcgtggagggcggcgccgcctgCGTCGTGGCCGGCAGCTGCACCCACCCGCTCGATCTCATCAAGGTCCGGATGCAGCTTCACGGCGAGGGGCCCCCTGCCCCAGCGCTCGcgttccccggcggcggcgcgcaccaccaccaccaccaccacctgctgcagcagcagccgccgcgtaGGCCCGGGCCGATCGCCGTGTGCGCGCAGATCCTCCGCGCGGAGGGGCCAACCGGGCTGCTCTCCGGCGTGTCGGCGACCATGCTGCGGCAGACGCTCTACTCCACGACCTGCATGGGGCTGTACGACACGCTCAAGAGGAGGTGGGAgcgtgacgacggcggcggcggcggcccgctgCCGCTGCACCGGAAGGTCGCGGCGGGGCTCTtctccggcggcgtcggcgcggccgtGGGGAACCCGGCCGACGTGGCCATGGTGCGGATGCAGGCGGACGGGCGGCTccccgcggcgcagcggcggaaCTACCGGAGCGTCGCGGACGCCATCGTCCGGATGGCCCGGGACGAGGGCGTGTGCAGCCTGTGGCGCGGGTCGCCGCTCACCGTGAAGCGCGCCATGATCGTGGCGGCGTCGCAGCTGGCCACGTACGACCAGGCCAAGGAGGCCATCCTGGCGCGCCGCGGCCAGGGCGCCGACGGGCTCGCCACGCACGTCGcggccggcctcgccgccggcctcgtgGCCGCGTCGGCGTCCACCCCCGTCGACGTCGTCAAGACCAGGGTCATGAACATGAAGGTGGtggccggcgcgccgccgccctacTCCGGTGCGCTCGACTGCCTGATCAAGACCGTGCGTTCGGAGGGGGCGATGGCGCTGTACAAGGGGTTCGTCCCGACGGTGACGAGGCAGGGGCCCTTCACCATCGTCCTCTTCGTGACCCTCGAGCAGGTTCGGAAGCTGTTGAAGGGCGTCGACTTCTGA
- the LOC4347310 gene encoding uncharacterized protein isoform X1, with translation MGPPSASSSPAAAPRRSAPTMRLRREALESVLEELRRALDELRECGELGVPLPDPEGAVNDGGGGEEQPDNEEEGGGGGGSGGGNDDDSAASLAGGSDGETDKLCDLLKSTFESPNFFQKVDEIQKSLYQNDAVEQDPSWDIVKAVDLWEDDDLGDGYVLVKNDDATEGMAFFIATYISSLKTANVVLKLLIILLPALKKTFSSRKRKGKLRKAWNGTKVIYNVDSWSATAIGIYHNQAILKVATTAFRTSCSVISKFL, from the exons ATGGGgcccccctccgcctcctcctcgccggcggcggcgccgcggcggtcggcgccgacgATGAGGCTGCGGAGGGAGGCGCTGGAGTCGGTGCTGGAGGAACTCCGGCGGGCGCTGGACGAGCTTCGCGAGTGCGGGGAGCTCGGCGTGCCTCTCCCTGACCCCGAGGGAGCCGttaacgacggcggcggcggcgaggagcagccGGATAacgaggaagaaggcggcggcggcggcggcagcggcggtggtaaCGATGATGATTCGGCGGCGTCGCTGGCGGGTGGCTCCGACGGTGAGACGGACAag CTATGTGATCTTCTTAAATCTACATTCGAATCAcccaatttttttcaaaaggttGATGAAATTCAGAAGTCACTGTATCAAAATGATGCAG TTGAACAAGATCCATCATGGGATATAGTAAAGGCAGTAGATTTGTGGGAAGACGATGACTTAGGTGATGGATATGTTCTTGTTAAGAACGATGATGCAACTGAGGGGATGGCTTTCTTTATTGCCACATACATATCGTCGCTTAAAACAGCCAATGTAG TGCTGAAGTTGCTCATCATTCTTTTGCCAGCCCTCAAGAAGACATTTTCATCTCGAAAGAGAAAAGGTAAACTTCGGAAGGCATGGAATGGGACAAAAGTTATTTATAATGTAGATTCATGGAGTGCCACAGCTATTGG AATCTACCATAATCAAGCAATTCTTAAGGTAGCAACTACAGCCTTCCGGACGTCCTGCAGTGTGATATCCAAATTTCTGTGA
- the LOC4347310 gene encoding uncharacterized protein isoform X2: protein MGPPSASSSPAAAPRRSAPTMRLRREALESVLEELRRALDELRECGELGVPLPDPEGAVNDGGGGEEQPDNEEEGGGGGGSGGGNDDDSAASLAGGSDGETDKLCDLLKSTFESPNFFQKVDEIQKSLYQNDAVEQDPSWDIVKAVDLWEDDDLGDGYVLVKNDDATEGMAFFIATYISSLKTANECSPDQIRKALKKTFSSRKRKGKLRKAWNGTKVIYNVDSWSATAIGIYHNQAILKVATTAFRTSCSVISKFL from the exons ATGGGgcccccctccgcctcctcctcgccggcggcggcgccgcggcggtcggcgccgacgATGAGGCTGCGGAGGGAGGCGCTGGAGTCGGTGCTGGAGGAACTCCGGCGGGCGCTGGACGAGCTTCGCGAGTGCGGGGAGCTCGGCGTGCCTCTCCCTGACCCCGAGGGAGCCGttaacgacggcggcggcggcgaggagcagccGGATAacgaggaagaaggcggcggcggcggcggcagcggcggtggtaaCGATGATGATTCGGCGGCGTCGCTGGCGGGTGGCTCCGACGGTGAGACGGACAag CTATGTGATCTTCTTAAATCTACATTCGAATCAcccaatttttttcaaaaggttGATGAAATTCAGAAGTCACTGTATCAAAATGATGCAG TTGAACAAGATCCATCATGGGATATAGTAAAGGCAGTAGATTTGTGGGAAGACGATGACTTAGGTGATGGATATGTTCTTGTTAAGAACGATGATGCAACTGAGGGGATGGCTTTCTTTATTGCCACATACATATCGTCGCTTAAAACAGCCAAT GAATGTTCTCCTGATCAAATTAGAAAAG CCCTCAAGAAGACATTTTCATCTCGAAAGAGAAAAGGTAAACTTCGGAAGGCATGGAATGGGACAAAAGTTATTTATAATGTAGATTCATGGAGTGCCACAGCTATTGG AATCTACCATAATCAAGCAATTCTTAAGGTAGCAACTACAGCCTTCCGGACGTCCTGCAGTGTGATATCCAAATTTCTGTGA
- the LOC4347309 gene encoding mitochondrial uncoupling protein 5 isoform X1, with protein sequence MDNWTCFQLGFQASSIHFCPCKLYTARPVNLAPHTTPPARAARPPRLPSLLLLSAPAARPSTSAVSSPIRTQGAGAEGMGLKGFVEGGAACVVAGSCTHPLDLIKVRMQLHGEGPPAPALAFPGGGAHHHHHHHLLQQQPPRRPGPIAVCAQILRAEGPTGLLSGVSATMLRQTLYSTTCMGLYDTLKRRWERDDGGGGGPLPLHRKVAAGLFSGGVGAAVGNPADVAMVRMQADGRLPAAQRRNYRSVADAIVRMARDEGVCSLWRGSPLTVKRAMIVAASQLATYDQAKEAILARRGQGADGLATHVAAGLAAGLVAASASTPVDVVKTRVMNMKVVAGAPPPYSGALDCLIKTVRSEGAMALYKGFVPTVTRQGPFTIVLFVTLEQLEVLNLQWRILGPRRLSTGG encoded by the exons ATGGACAATTGGACATGTTTTCAACTAGGGTTTCAAGCTTCGAGCATCCACTTTTGTCCTTGCAAACTTTATACGGCAAGGCCCGTGAATCTAGCCCCCCACACCACCCcacccgcccgcgccgcgcggccgcctcgcctcccctcccttctcctcctctccgcccccgccgccaggCCGTCCAcctccgccgtctcctcccccaTTCGCACCCAAGGCGCTGGCGCGGAAGGCATGGGGCTGAAGGGGTTcgtggagggcggcgccgcctgCGTCGTGGCCGGCAGCTGCACCCACCCGCTCGATCTCATCAAGGTCCGGATGCAGCTTCACGGCGAGGGGCCCCCTGCCCCAGCGCTCGcgttccccggcggcggcgcgcaccaccaccaccaccaccacctgctgcagcagcagccgccgcgtaGGCCCGGGCCGATCGCCGTGTGCGCGCAGATCCTCCGCGCGGAGGGGCCAACCGGGCTGCTCTCCGGCGTGTCGGCGACCATGCTGCGGCAGACGCTCTACTCCACGACCTGCATGGGGCTGTACGACACGCTCAAGAGGAGGTGGGAgcgtgacgacggcggcggcggcggcccgctgCCGCTGCACCGGAAGGTCGCGGCGGGGCTCTtctccggcggcgtcggcgcggccgtGGGGAACCCGGCCGACGTGGCCATGGTGCGGATGCAGGCGGACGGGCGGCTccccgcggcgcagcggcggaaCTACCGGAGCGTCGCGGACGCCATCGTCCGGATGGCCCGGGACGAGGGCGTGTGCAGCCTGTGGCGCGGGTCGCCGCTCACCGTGAAGCGCGCCATGATCGTGGCGGCGTCGCAGCTGGCCACGTACGACCAGGCCAAGGAGGCCATCCTGGCGCGCCGCGGCCAGGGCGCCGACGGGCTCGCCACGCACGTCGcggccggcctcgccgccggcctcgtgGCCGCGTCGGCGTCCACCCCCGTCGACGTCGTCAAGACCAGGGTCATGAACATGAAGGTGGtggccggcgcgccgccgccctacTCCGGTGCGCTCGACTGCCTGATCAAGACCGTGCGTTCGGAGGGGGCGATGGCGCTGTACAAGGGGTTCGTCCCGACGGTGACGAGGCAGGGGCCCTTCACCATCGTCCTCTTCGTGACCCTCGAGCAG CTGGAAGTGCTGAATCTGCAATGGCGTATCCTCGGCCCTCGCAGGCTATCAACAGGCGGCTGA
- the LOC4347311 gene encoding glucose-6-phosphate isomerase 1, chloroplastic, producing the protein MASISGAAAPPSSSAACRLRLRRQLLLRPSHLRLRAPHSIADLSRSSSSSSEQQPSSTPAAPLASRPGQNGSTRGAVEKDPIKLWERYVEWLYQHKELGLFVDVSRMGFTEEFLRRMEPRMQRAFAAMRELEKGAIANPDEGRMVGHYWLRDPGLAPNSFLRTKIETTLDRILAFSQDVVSGKIKPPSSPAGRFTQILSIGIGGSALGPQFVSEALAPDNPPLKIRFIDNTDPAGIDHQIAQLGPELASTLVIVISKSGGTPETRNGLLEVQKAFRDAGLDFSKQGVAVTQENSLLDNTARIEGWLARFPMFDWVGGRTSEMSAVGLLPAALQGIDIKEMLVGAALMDEETRNTVVKENPAALLALCWYWASEGIGNKDMVVLPYKDSLLLLSRYLQQLVMESLGKEFDLDGNRVNQGLTVYGNKGSTDQHAYIQQLREGVHNFFVTFIEVLRDRPPGHDWELEPGVTCGDYLFGMLQGTRSALYSNDRESISVTVQEVTPRAVGALVALYERAVGIYASLVNINAYHQPGVEAGKKAAGEVLALQKRVLTVLNEASCKDPAEPLTLDQIAERCHCPEDIEMIYKIIQHMAANDRALIAEGSCGSPRSIKVYLGECNVDEDMLAA; encoded by the exons atgGCGTCCatctccggcgcggcggcgcctccgtcctcgtcggcggcgtgcaggctgcggctgcggcggcagctcctcctccgcccctcccacctccgcctccgcgcccccCACTCCATCGCGGAcctctcccgctcctcctcgtcctcgtcggaGCAGCAGCCCTCCTCtaccccggcggcgccgctcgccTCCAGGCCGGGGCAGAACGGCAGCAcccgcggcgcggtggagaaGGACCCGATCAAGCTGTGGGAGAGGTACGTGGAGTGGCTGTACCAGCACAAGGAGCTCGGCCTGTTCGTGGACGTGAGCCGGATGGGGTTCACGGAGGAGTTCCTCCGCCGGATGGAGCCGCGGATGCAGCGCGCCTTCGCGGCGATGCGGGAGCTCGAGAAGGGGGCCATCGCCAACCCCGACGAGGGCCGCATGGTTGGCCATTACTGGCTCCGCGACCCAGGCCTCGCCCCCAACTCCTTCCTCCGCACCAAGATCGAGACCACCCTCGACCGCATCCTCGCCTTCTCCCAAGACGTCGTCTCCGGCAAG ATTAAACCTCCGTCATCTCCAGCTGGCCGATTTACTCAAATACTCTCAATAGGAATTGGAGGATCAGCTTTGGGGCCTCAATTTGTTTCAGAGGCACTTGCACCTGATAACCCTCCATTGAAG ATACGATTTATTGACAACACTGATCCTGCTGGAATCGACCATCAAATTGCTCAACTAGGACCAGAGCTTGCATCTACTCTTGTAATTGTTATTTCTAAG AGTGGAGGCACACCTGAAACCCGGAATGGTCTGCTTGAAGTGCAAAAAGCCTTCCGAGATGCTGGGCTGGATTTCTCGAAACAG GGAGTTGCAGTTACTCAAGAAAATTCTCTGTTAGACAACACTGCCAGAATAGAGGGATGGTTAGCTAGATTTCCCATGTTTGACTGGGTTGGTGGAAGAACATCAGAAATGTCAGCTGTCGGATTGCTTCCAGCTGCATTACAG GGTATCGATATCAAAGAAATGTTAGTTGGCGCAGCACTAATGGATGAGGAAACCAGGAATACTGTG GTTAAGGAAAATCCAGCAGCCTTACTTGCTTTGTGCTGGTATTGGGCATCGGAAGGAATAGGAAATAAG GATATGGTTGTACTTCCGTACAAGGATAGTTTGCTACTTTTGAGTAGATATTTGCAACAGCTTGTCATGGAATCTCTTGGGAAAGAATTTGACCTTGATGGCAATCGG GTTAATCAAGGTCTAACTGTGTATGGCAACAAAGGAAGCACCGATCAGCATgc CTACATTCAGCAGCTGAGAGAAGGTGTACACAACTTCTTCGTTACTTTTATTGAGGTTTTGCGTGATAGGCCTCCTGGTCATGATTGGGAGCTTGAACCTGGAGTTACATGTGGTGACTATTTGTTCGGGATGTTGCAG GGAACCCGTTCTGCTCTTTATTCTAATGACCGAGAATCCATCTCCGTTACTGTGCAAGAAGTTACTCCTAGGGCTGTTGGAGCGCTGGTTGCTCTATATGAACGTGCTGTGGGGATTTATGCTTCTTTAGTAAATATCAATGCCTATCATCAGCCTG GTGTTGAGGCTGGGAAAAAGGCAGCAGGTGAAGTGTTGGCACTTCAGAAGAGGGTGCTGACTGTTCTGAATGAGGCCAG CTGCAAGGATCCTGCCGAGCCGTTGACGCTGGATCAAATAGCAGAGCGCTGTCATTGCCCTGAAGAT ATTGAGATGATATACAAAATAATCCAGCACATGGCAGCAAATGATAGAGCGCTCATAGCAGAAGGCAGCTGCGGTTCTCCTCGAAGCATCAAGGTTTACCTTGGAGAATGCAATGTAGATGAGGATATGCTTGCTGCTTAG